In a genomic window of Candidatus Acidiferrales bacterium:
- a CDS encoding Rne/Rng family ribonuclease yields the protein MKKEIIINETADQIRIAITEDGRLAEIFVESPGKERMVGDIHLGRIARVMPGIRAAFIDIGQKQDAFLHFSDIDPNTSEYSSLIGDEEPEIDDGEDDDEGVAVPTTSGPSGSQNGSRQPERTPSGQTMQRPQRPSQREIHLERGHSIIVQVTKEPIGKKGVRVTSKVSLPGRYLVLLPFDGRIGASKKLYNFKEKKRLKRIVRSMLPEGFGLIIRTVAEGKDEELLKNDLEQLIKTWREIEKSVKTDQPPVLLYKDLSTVSSVIRDLFNNEVQRVVTDSRRLYKEITTYVKWFSPTLADKIEFYRGRTPIFDVFGVAKDMQESLGRRVALKSGGYLVIDTTEAMTVIDVNSGRYAANKEQEQNSLRTNLEASREIIRQLRLRDIGGIIVVDFIDLEEERNKRKVYDELRREFRHDRAKATVLPMTEFGLVQITRQRIRQSIMQSFSETCPVCAGTGIVQSRATILTEISAWLGRFKSEGRGRRIKLAVSPYIASYLKEGKPSHIMSLMWKNKILIKLEPNPTLPVNTFKIFSISEKRDITEEFRS from the coding sequence ATGAAAAAGGAGATTATTATTAATGAGACTGCCGATCAGATCCGTATTGCTATTACAGAGGACGGCAGGCTCGCGGAAATTTTTGTCGAGTCGCCCGGAAAAGAACGGATGGTGGGAGATATCCACCTCGGTAGGATCGCCAGGGTTATGCCCGGAATCAGGGCGGCTTTTATCGACATCGGTCAAAAGCAAGATGCGTTTCTGCATTTTTCGGACATAGATCCGAATACAAGCGAATATTCTTCGCTGATAGGCGACGAAGAACCTGAAATCGACGACGGAGAGGACGACGATGAGGGTGTCGCTGTTCCGACAACATCCGGGCCATCCGGATCTCAGAATGGTTCCCGCCAACCTGAACGGACCCCTTCGGGGCAAACAATGCAGAGGCCGCAGCGACCCTCACAAAGGGAAATACATCTCGAGCGCGGACATAGCATCATAGTCCAGGTTACAAAGGAGCCCATAGGGAAAAAGGGCGTCCGCGTGACGAGCAAGGTTTCCCTCCCGGGAAGATATTTGGTGCTTCTTCCATTTGATGGACGGATAGGTGCGTCAAAGAAGCTTTACAACTTTAAGGAAAAAAAGAGACTCAAGAGAATTGTAAGAAGTATGCTTCCTGAAGGCTTCGGTCTCATTATAAGAACGGTGGCGGAGGGGAAAGACGAGGAACTTCTAAAAAACGATCTAGAACAACTCATAAAAACCTGGCGTGAGATCGAGAAGAGTGTAAAGACCGATCAACCACCGGTATTGCTCTACAAAGATTTGTCCACCGTTTCAAGCGTCATCAGGGACCTCTTCAACAATGAAGTTCAGAGAGTCGTGACTGATTCGCGCCGACTCTACAAGGAGATCACTACTTACGTAAAGTGGTTTTCCCCTACACTAGCCGATAAAATCGAATTCTATCGCGGCAGGACGCCTATCTTTGATGTCTTTGGGGTTGCCAAAGATATGCAGGAGTCACTCGGAAGACGAGTCGCATTGAAATCAGGCGGATATCTTGTCATAGATACAACCGAGGCGATGACTGTCATCGATGTGAACAGCGGACGATACGCTGCGAACAAGGAACAAGAGCAGAACTCACTTCGTACAAATCTTGAAGCCTCACGCGAGATCATAAGGCAACTCAGACTGCGCGACATCGGAGGAATAATCGTGGTCGACTTTATCGATCTGGAGGAGGAGCGAAATAAGAGAAAGGTCTATGACGAACTCAGGAGAGAGTTCCGTCATGACAGGGCAAAGGCAACTGTTCTTCCAATGACGGAGTTCGGACTGGTCCAAATTACGAGACAAAGAATCCGCCAGAGCATTATGCAATCATTTAGCGAGACGTGTCCGGTATGCGCGGGAACCGGCATAGTCCAAAGCAGGGCAACGATTCTTACGGAGATATCCGCCTGGCTGGGAAGATTTAAATCCGAAGGCCGCGGCCGCAGGATCAAGCTTGCCGTAAGTCCGTACATCGCATCTTATTTGAAAGAAGGCAAGCCAAGCCATATAATGAGTTTGATGTGGAAAAACAAAATTCTGATAAAATTAGAACCGAATCCCACGTTGCCCGTAAATACATTCAAGATATTCTCCATATCCGAGAAAAGAGATATAACCGAGGAATTTAGAAGTTAA
- a CDS encoding T9SS type A sorting domain-containing protein, whose product MRKMISISLSVLFLTVGLAFPQASAPKPGIQVVGMTPYTLTQVYGSKGSSMYATTGLNTVGEKTIVYLQAIDSAGGTIQSVTWSVVDPQGSQAQIDSASAPFTTITVDTTGQYTVHLSITTQGGSASASTVITSANYVGVGTMGIATNDTMSADTKFANFPQCAYCHEFLSPSTDRTADAPHWSQTEHAGMFKNGINGHVSSHYGSSCMKCHTTGYNPNAANGNFADIKNRVGWTFPTVLNDSNFAHLFRTSPALAQLGTIGCESCHGPGDQHEGDPTKISVSLGSSVCLQCHDSPPNEIEGRMWMNSPHDSGMAAIQAEESLVNSGSSTCGQCHNGGGFADYALGNSLQSMYSPLPLTCAGCHDPHDASKPYQLRKVTADTLTNGFEITEGGVGQLCMNCHRSRSSATVAVAKGWSSHYGPHEGPQTDLFFGQNGYQFGDNTITGLNTHAQLADACVTCHMATDTLDAKAKNLLGGHTWKMSGPDSTGNQVDNTTACQSCHGPITDFDQIPAPYDYAGIANGGPIPGVQTEVDSLLSKLASILPDSLVNGTISSSGAKALTQNQLGAYWDYLLVIKDGSHGVHNAKYTFALLQRALGQLTGVKVVSDNRPRSYALEQNYPNPFNPTTTINFSVPKTGMVNVSVYNSIGQLVKVLSNDNYVPGTYQITWNGANGAGTPVASGVYFYRLAAKDYTNTMKMVFLK is encoded by the coding sequence ATGAGGAAAATGATTTCTATCAGTTTGTCGGTATTATTCCTCACAGTTGGGTTGGCTTTTCCTCAGGCATCCGCACCGAAGCCGGGCATCCAGGTTGTCGGCATGACACCTTATACCCTGACGCAGGTTTATGGCTCCAAAGGAAGCTCGATGTATGCCACGACAGGCTTGAATACTGTCGGAGAGAAGACAATCGTCTACCTGCAGGCGATCGATTCGGCAGGAGGCACAATCCAGTCGGTAACATGGTCGGTTGTTGATCCACAAGGCAGCCAAGCGCAGATAGACAGCGCAAGTGCCCCATTCACCACCATTACCGTTGATACGACCGGACAGTATACAGTTCATCTTTCAATAACCACTCAAGGCGGATCAGCAAGCGCTTCCACTGTAATTACTTCTGCAAATTATGTGGGTGTCGGCACGATGGGCATTGCGACAAATGACACCATGAGTGCTGATACTAAGTTTGCTAATTTCCCGCAGTGCGCATACTGCCATGAGTTTCTCAGCCCGTCAACGGACAGGACGGCTGATGCTCCTCATTGGTCGCAGACCGAGCACGCGGGCATGTTTAAGAATGGGATCAATGGTCACGTCAGTTCACATTATGGCTCATCCTGCATGAAGTGCCACACCACCGGCTACAATCCCAACGCCGCGAATGGAAACTTTGCGGACATCAAGAATCGGGTTGGATGGACATTCCCAACCGTACTTAACGACAGCAACTTCGCTCATCTGTTCCGCACCTCTCCTGCACTCGCACAGTTAGGAACCATCGGGTGCGAGAGCTGTCATGGCCCTGGCGATCAGCACGAGGGCGATCCGACGAAAATATCGGTGTCCCTCGGCTCTTCGGTATGTTTGCAGTGCCACGACTCACCTCCGAATGAGATCGAAGGAAGAATGTGGATGAACAGCCCGCACGACAGCGGAATGGCTGCGATACAAGCCGAAGAATCTCTCGTAAACAGCGGCTCATCAACATGCGGGCAATGTCATAACGGTGGAGGGTTTGCAGACTACGCTCTGGGAAATTCTCTTCAATCGATGTACAGCCCGCTCCCATTGACATGCGCCGGGTGCCACGATCCTCACGATGCATCGAAACCGTACCAGCTTAGAAAAGTCACTGCCGACACGTTGACGAACGGATTTGAAATAACCGAAGGCGGAGTTGGACAGCTTTGCATGAATTGCCATAGATCTCGCTCGAGCGCCACCGTGGCGGTCGCAAAAGGCTGGTCTTCTCACTATGGACCACACGAGGGACCACAAACCGATCTGTTCTTCGGTCAGAACGGATATCAGTTCGGCGACAACACGATTACGGGTCTTAACACGCATGCACAACTTGCCGACGCGTGCGTAACATGTCATATGGCAACCGACACGCTTGATGCGAAAGCGAAAAACCTGCTGGGCGGCCACACATGGAAAATGAGCGGACCAGACAGCACGGGCAATCAAGTCGACAATACAACAGCGTGCCAGTCCTGCCACGGACCGATCACAGATTTTGATCAGATTCCCGCTCCTTATGACTATGCCGGCATCGCCAACGGCGGACCGATTCCAGGAGTTCAGACCGAAGTGGATTCTCTGCTGAGCAAGCTCGCCTCCATACTTCCTGACTCATTGGTCAATGGAACCATTAGCTCAAGTGGTGCCAAAGCTCTCACGCAGAATCAATTGGGCGCATATTGGGATTACCTGCTGGTTATTAAAGATGGAAGCCATGGCGTTCACAACGCAAAATATACTTTTGCATTGTTACAAAGAGCGCTCGGTCAGCTCACCGGAGTGAAAGTTGTAAGCGACAATAGGCCACGATCTTACGCTCTGGAACAAAATTACCCAAACCCGTTTAACCCGACGACCACAATAAATTTCTCGGTCCCCAAGACAGGGATGGTCAACGTCTCGGTTTACAATTCGATAGGACAGCTAGTCAAGGTATTGAGTAACGACAACTACGTTCCGGGCACGTACCAGATAACATGGAACGGTGCGAATGGTGCAGGAACTCCAGTTGCCAGCGGAGTGTATTTTTACAGGTTAGCTGCAAAAGATTACACCAACACGATGAAAATGGTATTTCTCAAGTAA
- the dprA gene encoding DNA-processing protein DprA, which produces MIDVRPLLRLSMVQGIGAARLRSLVNHFGDPESVLNATERELINVDGIDRALARRIISEEDFEEKIQLQLSRLNKSEARIVTFWDKEYPENLKKIYDPPVMLFVRGQLSSSDKYSIAVVGTRNPTPYGRHVAEKFSAEIAEYGIVVVSGLARGIDTIAHATTVRSGGRTIAVLGSGVDVIYPSENKRLAEQIFVSGAIISEYYMGSKPDAVNFPRRNRIISGISLGTILVETAADGGAMITASFALDQNREVFAVPGQIFERKCEGTNKLIQEGRAKLVGNIADVVDELRYKLKPILKDQQRPPAKIQLSIFEQKIFDAISDDPVHVDVLADKCEISTSDILVQLLSLELKGVVKQLPGKYFIKCG; this is translated from the coding sequence TTGATTGACGTTCGTCCACTTTTGAGATTGTCCATGGTGCAGGGAATCGGCGCTGCACGACTCCGCTCACTCGTAAACCATTTCGGGGATCCGGAATCGGTTCTCAATGCGACCGAACGCGAGTTGATCAATGTCGACGGAATTGACCGCGCACTTGCCCGAAGAATCATATCAGAGGAGGATTTCGAAGAGAAAATACAGCTTCAGCTTTCCAGGCTCAACAAGTCGGAAGCGAGAATTGTAACTTTTTGGGACAAGGAATATCCGGAGAATCTGAAAAAAATCTATGACCCACCGGTGATGCTTTTCGTCAGAGGCCAGCTATCGAGCTCCGACAAGTATTCGATTGCTGTTGTCGGAACCAGAAATCCGACACCTTACGGCAGGCACGTGGCGGAAAAATTTTCGGCTGAAATTGCGGAATACGGAATTGTGGTCGTCTCGGGTTTGGCTCGAGGTATCGACACGATCGCCCATGCGACAACAGTCCGCTCGGGTGGAAGAACAATTGCGGTTCTCGGGAGCGGCGTGGACGTCATATATCCCAGCGAGAACAAAAGACTCGCCGAACAAATATTTGTCAGCGGTGCAATCATTTCCGAATACTACATGGGTTCAAAACCGGACGCGGTCAATTTCCCGCGCCGAAATAGAATCATAAGCGGGATTTCACTCGGGACAATTTTAGTCGAGACCGCCGCGGATGGCGGCGCGATGATTACTGCAAGCTTCGCACTCGATCAGAACAGAGAAGTGTTCGCTGTTCCAGGACAGATATTTGAAAGAAAATGTGAGGGCACAAACAAGCTCATACAAGAAGGCCGGGCAAAACTCGTCGGGAATATCGCTGACGTCGTGGATGAGCTTCGCTACAAACTCAAACCTATTTTGAAGGACCAGCAGAGACCTCCCGCAAAGATACAACTCTCGATATTCGAACAAAAAATATTCGATGCCATATCCGACGATCCTGTTCATGTTGATGTCCTCGCCGACAAATGCGAAATTTCAACATCCGATATACTGGTACAATTGCTCAGCCTCGAATTGAAAGGAGTTGTTAAGCAATTGCCGGGTAAGTATTTTATAAAATGCGGATGA
- a CDS encoding nodulation protein NfeD yields MTLAACLIFFFFCSAYGSRKILLIRVDRTINPATAEYIINSISKAEAEHVSALVIEMDTPGGLLEATRKIVQGILGSSVPVIVYVAPSGARAGSAGVFITLSANIAAMAPGTNIGAAHPVGAGAEDTSSVMSEKVTNDAAAFVRAIAQKRHRNVTWAERAVRRSISNSESEALKQKVIDLISPNLDSLLKGIDGKMVETSEGSIKLETADAQVEFVPMNWREKFLGTISDPNITYILMMIGVFGIMFELFNPGAILPGVVGAISLILAFYSFQTLPINYAGLALIVLAIILFIAEVKVMSHGLLAIGGIISLFLGSVMLISSPFEVASVSLSVIVTTVIVAAAFFLGIIGLGLKAQRKKSATGIEGMIGEEGAVISEIRPGTVGQVLVHGEIWKASSDEKLKAGEKVEVESFSSWILKVKPKK; encoded by the coding sequence ATGACACTGGCAGCGTGTCTGATATTTTTTTTCTTCTGCAGTGCTTATGGCAGCAGGAAAATTTTACTGATACGCGTCGATCGAACGATTAATCCTGCTACGGCAGAATATATAATCAACTCCATCTCGAAGGCTGAAGCTGAACATGTTAGTGCGTTGGTGATTGAAATGGATACCCCCGGCGGATTGCTCGAAGCTACAAGAAAAATCGTTCAGGGGATTCTCGGTTCGTCCGTTCCTGTAATTGTCTACGTTGCGCCGAGCGGTGCACGAGCGGGCTCTGCTGGTGTTTTCATTACCCTTTCCGCAAATATCGCTGCCATGGCGCCGGGCACCAACATAGGTGCAGCGCATCCTGTTGGTGCGGGAGCGGAGGACACATCCTCCGTGATGTCGGAGAAAGTGACGAATGACGCAGCGGCGTTTGTCAGGGCAATCGCGCAGAAGCGGCATAGAAACGTAACGTGGGCTGAACGCGCGGTCCGCCGCAGCATATCGAATTCAGAATCGGAAGCTCTCAAGCAGAAAGTTATCGATTTGATTTCGCCAAACTTGGACAGCCTCTTGAAAGGAATCGATGGGAAAATGGTCGAGACGAGTGAAGGCTCAATTAAACTGGAAACTGCGGATGCGCAAGTGGAATTTGTGCCTATGAATTGGCGCGAGAAATTCCTGGGAACGATAAGCGACCCGAATATCACTTATATTCTCATGATGATCGGCGTTTTCGGAATTATGTTCGAGCTTTTCAATCCGGGCGCCATATTACCCGGTGTCGTCGGCGCAATTTCCCTCATACTCGCGTTCTATTCTTTTCAGACGTTGCCTATAAATTATGCCGGCCTCGCATTGATAGTCCTGGCGATCATTCTTTTCATTGCCGAGGTCAAAGTGATGAGCCATGGTCTCCTTGCTATCGGAGGAATCATCTCATTATTTCTTGGTTCGGTGATGTTGATCAGCTCGCCGTTTGAAGTCGCAAGCGTTTCGCTAAGCGTTATAGTAACTACAGTCATCGTAGCTGCAGCCTTCTTCCTTGGAATAATCGGTCTCGGTTTAAAAGCCCAACGGAAGAAATCTGCAACGGGCATCGAAGGAATGATCGGCGAGGAAGGAGCAGTTATCTCGGAGATCAGACCCGGAACAGTCGGCCAGGTTCTCGTTCACGGAGAAATATGGAAAGCCTCTTCCGACGAAAAGCTGAAAGCTGGTGAGAAAGTTGAAGTCGAATCATTTTCAAGCTGGATCTTAAAAGTTAAACCAAAAAAGTAG
- a CDS encoding ribonuclease HII: protein MKQFPTVELERMFLREGVEYVAGVDEAGRGPVAGPVTAAAVIFHRTRIENLSGEIVGSVCDSKQIPERQRGAVAAIIKDSALDFSVAHITNGTIDSINILNATRLAVLRAIESLKIKPQVVLIDGKFLNLRNFTCVSIIKGDRDVFSIAAASILAKTSRDALMYGYSEDFPGYFFDKNKGYLTAEHLQAIRERGFSPIHRRSFSIAL, encoded by the coding sequence ATGAAGCAATTCCCCACGGTCGAGTTAGAAAGAATGTTCTTACGGGAGGGCGTGGAATATGTTGCGGGCGTCGATGAAGCCGGAAGGGGACCTGTAGCAGGACCAGTAACAGCAGCTGCCGTAATTTTTCATAGGACCCGGATCGAAAATTTGTCCGGAGAGATTGTCGGAAGCGTTTGCGATTCCAAACAAATTCCGGAGAGACAACGCGGAGCCGTAGCGGCAATAATCAAAGACAGCGCACTTGACTTCTCGGTGGCTCATATCACTAATGGAACAATCGATTCGATAAACATTTTAAATGCGACGCGGCTTGCAGTATTAAGAGCAATCGAGTCGCTGAAGATCAAGCCGCAAGTTGTTCTGATCGACGGAAAATTCTTGAACCTAAGAAATTTCACATGCGTCTCCATTATCAAGGGTGATCGGGATGTTTTTTCAATCGCTGCGGCGTCTATCCTCGCAAAGACTTCACGAGATGCGTTGATGTACGGCTATTCAGAGGATTTTCCCGGCTATTTCTTTGATAAAAATAAAGGATACCTGACTGCCGAGCATCTGCAAGCGATTCGCGAGCGTGGGTTTTCACCGATACACCGCAGAAGTTTTTCTATTGCCCTTTAA
- a CDS encoding YraN family protein, whose translation MSNKLVGARGENLAAEFLSRHGFEIVERNFRYGHGEIDIIVRRGKLISFCEVKTRTGDTYGTGEEAVNSEKQDQIRKVAEGYIAERNLEDYEFRFDVVVVEIRRSETRIRVIENAF comes from the coding sequence ATGTCGAATAAACTTGTGGGTGCAAGGGGGGAGAATCTTGCGGCAGAGTTCCTGAGCCGTCATGGATTCGAGATAGTCGAAAGAAATTTCAGATACGGCCACGGTGAAATCGATATCATCGTAAGGAGGGGAAAGCTCATTTCGTTCTGTGAAGTCAAAACAAGAACGGGCGATACTTATGGAACCGGGGAAGAGGCCGTGAATTCGGAGAAACAGGATCAGATACGCAAAGTGGCCGAAGGGTATATTGCGGAACGAAACCTTGAGGACTATGAGTTCAGATTTGATGTTGTGGTTGTGGAGATTAGACGAAGTGAGACCAGGATTCGAGTAATAGAGAATGCGTTCTAA
- a CDS encoding 6-phosphofructokinase, whose product MRIGILTGGGDVPGLNPCIKAAVYRAEDAGVEIFGIRRGWAGLLYYNLDSKDNNEWIISLNKQNTRTVDRSGGTFLHTSRTNPGKVKPKDVPEFLKDPKSPAKKDDPPLDFTPHVLKVLEKLKIDALLPIGGDDTLSFGVRLHKEGFPVVAIPKTMDNDVYGTDYCIGFSTAVTRSVNFITALRTPAGSHERIAVVELFGRNSGETSLISAYLAGVDRAIISEVPFDPEKLAKLLLDDKKRNPSDYAIMTISEGAQMTAGKIIEYGEADAYGHKKLGGIGQITGDALKQITGSDIIYQQVAYLMRSGEPDALDRMVAISYANLATDLVIRKELGRMVALREGKYTHIPLSNITEGLKRVDVGELYDAESYKPKVAHILNKPMFLY is encoded by the coding sequence ATGCGAATCGGAATTCTAACCGGCGGCGGTGATGTCCCGGGTTTAAATCCCTGTATCAAGGCGGCGGTCTATCGAGCCGAAGATGCAGGTGTTGAAATTTTCGGAATAAGACGCGGCTGGGCTGGATTGTTATATTACAATTTGGATTCAAAAGATAATAATGAATGGATTATTTCGCTTAACAAACAGAACACTCGGACAGTTGACCGGTCCGGCGGAACATTTCTTCATACCTCGAGAACAAATCCGGGTAAAGTAAAACCGAAAGATGTTCCTGAATTTCTCAAAGATCCCAAGAGTCCCGCAAAGAAAGATGACCCTCCTCTCGATTTCACACCTCACGTGCTGAAGGTTCTCGAAAAGTTGAAGATTGACGCTCTTCTTCCGATCGGTGGAGACGACACACTGAGTTTCGGAGTCCGACTTCATAAAGAAGGTTTCCCTGTTGTGGCGATTCCCAAAACTATGGACAACGACGTGTATGGAACTGACTATTGCATCGGTTTTTCAACCGCGGTGACTCGAAGCGTAAATTTCATAACGGCGCTGCGAACACCCGCAGGCTCGCATGAGCGTATTGCTGTCGTCGAGCTTTTCGGAAGAAATTCCGGTGAGACATCATTGATTTCTGCGTACTTAGCCGGTGTCGATAGAGCAATTATCTCCGAAGTGCCATTCGATCCTGAGAAGTTAGCAAAACTCCTTCTCGATGATAAGAAAAGGAATCCGAGCGACTACGCGATCATGACCATCTCAGAAGGCGCTCAAATGACTGCCGGCAAAATTATCGAATATGGTGAGGCGGATGCATATGGGCACAAAAAACTCGGAGGCATCGGGCAAATTACGGGTGATGCGCTCAAACAGATAACCGGTTCAGATATTATTTACCAACAGGTGGCTTACCTCATGCGTAGCGGCGAACCCGACGCGTTGGACAGAATGGTTGCTATAAGTTATGCGAACTTGGCGACAGATCTGGTAATAAGAAAAGAATTGGGTAGAATGGTTGCCTTAAGAGAAGGCAAATATACACACATACCTCTCAGTAACATCACAGAAGGCTTGAAGCGAGTTGACGTTGGCGAACTTTATGATGCGGAATCCTATAAGCCAAAAGTCGCTCACATTCTCAACAAGCCGATGTTCTTATACTAA
- the rfaD gene encoding ADP-glyceromanno-heptose 6-epimerase → MIIVTGGAGFIGSAIVWRLNQLGNDNIIIVDNLGTDEKWRNLVPLKFRDYIEKDDFLDLIANSKLGMRHGKNKVDAIIHMGACSSTTERDATFLIQNNFEYTKQLAIAADKLSARFIYASSAATYGDGTGGFDDNEKKIDRLRPLNMYGYSKQLFDKWASQNDMFGRIVGLKYFNVFGPNEYHKGDMRSMVLKGFEQIKSSGKIKLFKSYRKDYKNGEQVRDFLYVKDAVEMTLFFLENRDAGGLFNIGSGAANSWNGLASAIFKSLGKPKKIEYIEMPDAIKEKYQYHTCADISKLLEAGFVKPLTSLENAVSDYVKNYLMSEKRLGE, encoded by the coding sequence ATGATAATCGTTACCGGCGGAGCGGGATTCATCGGAAGCGCAATAGTCTGGAGATTGAACCAGCTCGGAAATGACAATATCATCATCGTTGACAACTTAGGAACCGACGAAAAATGGAGGAACTTGGTTCCACTAAAATTCCGTGACTACATAGAGAAGGATGACTTCCTTGATCTCATCGCGAACAGCAAACTGGGCATGCGGCATGGCAAAAACAAAGTCGATGCAATCATACACATGGGTGCATGCTCCTCGACGACGGAGCGAGACGCGACCTTCCTTATCCAGAATAATTTTGAATACACAAAGCAGCTTGCGATTGCCGCAGACAAATTGAGTGCGCGTTTCATCTATGCCTCAAGCGCAGCGACATACGGCGACGGAACGGGCGGGTTCGACGACAATGAGAAAAAAATAGATCGGCTTCGACCGCTCAACATGTACGGCTATTCAAAGCAACTTTTTGACAAATGGGCGTCCCAAAACGACATGTTCGGCAGAATCGTGGGATTAAAATATTTCAATGTCTTTGGTCCTAACGAGTACCACAAAGGCGATATGCGCTCCATGGTGCTGAAAGGTTTCGAGCAAATAAAATCTTCCGGAAAGATAAAGCTCTTCAAATCCTATCGGAAAGATTACAAAAACGGCGAACAGGTGCGCGATTTCTTGTATGTGAAAGATGCAGTCGAGATGACCCTCTTCTTTCTGGAAAATCGCGATGCGGGCGGTTTGTTTAATATCGGGAGCGGAGCTGCAAATTCATGGAACGGTTTGGCATCTGCGATTTTTAAGTCGCTGGGTAAACCTAAAAAGATTGAGTATATAGAGATGCCCGACGCCATAAAAGAGAAATATCAATATCACACCTGCGCGGACATCTCTAAGCTGCTTGAAGCAGGTTTTGTAAAGCCATTGACAAGTCTCGAAAATGCCGTATCGGATTACGTGAAGAATTACCTGATGAGTGAAAAGAGACTAGGAGAGTAA
- a CDS encoding methylglyoxal synthase: MNNHEIKMYPKKRIALVAHDNKKKELLEWAEYNKDILKQHELFATGTSGKMVSDATGMKIKRMLSGPVGGDQEIGARIAEGKIDILIFFWDPLEPQPHDPDVKALLRIAVLWNIPVACNKASADFLISSSLFHSEYKRKVILNVR, from the coding sequence ATGAACAACCATGAGATCAAGATGTATCCTAAGAAAAGGATTGCCCTTGTGGCCCATGATAACAAGAAAAAAGAATTGCTGGAATGGGCGGAATATAACAAGGACATATTGAAGCAGCACGAACTTTTTGCGACCGGCACATCGGGCAAAATGGTCTCGGATGCGACCGGCATGAAAATAAAGAGAATGCTCAGCGGTCCGGTCGGCGGCGATCAGGAAATCGGCGCTAGAATCGCCGAGGGCAAGATCGATATTCTGATTTTCTTTTGGGACCCGCTCGAGCCCCAGCCTCATGATCCCGATGTGAAAGCCTTGCTGCGTATAGCGGTGCTGTGGAACATACCCGTAGCATGCAACAAGGCTTCCGCAGATTTCCTGATCTCATCTTCATTGTTTCACTCCGAATACAAAAGAAAAGTGATCTTGAATGTCAGGTAA
- a CDS encoding hybrid sensor histidine kinase/response regulator, producing MDERQKILAVDDAPDNLILLDKLLKRRGFDVVNASSGKECLSKSISEHPDLIILDVAMPEMSGFETLKHLRENEITKGIPVIILTANSKDAKSIEEGFTLGADEYLTKPIEQDELIARVRSILRAVKAEQDLEQLKADFQSMLVHDLRSPLSVIIGVLELAANGEFDKNPVDLKEFLGSALDTSQKMLTLINDILDVAKLEAGKLQLNKQPNDFNVVVGSAVARLKVLAREKEISLTIREEKNIPICEFDSGKLEQVVTNLVSNAIKFTPKDGTVNIRTYVKHFDDEVPGLKGDYAALDVEDTGVGISSDEIPLIFDRYRQVKSAQASKQKGTGLGLTIVKRVTEAHGGKVFVESSLGRGTRFSVVIPLSGEKK from the coding sequence ATGGACGAGCGGCAAAAAATATTAGCGGTTGACGACGCACCGGACAATTTGATTCTCCTTGACAAGCTGTTGAAGCGCCGGGGATTCGATGTAGTTAACGCATCAAGTGGAAAGGAATGCTTGTCGAAAAGTATTTCCGAGCACCCCGACCTGATCATTCTTGACGTGGCTATGCCCGAGATGAGCGGATTCGAAACGCTTAAACATCTCCGGGAAAATGAAATCACGAAAGGCATCCCGGTCATAATTTTGACCGCAAACTCCAAGGACGCGAAAAGCATCGAAGAAGGTTTTACACTCGGGGCAGACGAATACCTGACGAAACCCATAGAACAGGATGAGTTGATCGCAAGAGTCAGATCGATACTCCGTGCGGTCAAAGCGGAACAAGATCTCGAGCAGTTGAAAGCCGATTTCCAGTCTATGCTGGTTCACGATCTCCGCAGCCCGCTGTCCGTGATCATCGGAGTTCTTGAGTTGGCTGCAAACGGAGAGTTCGATAAGAATCCTGTTGACCTGAAGGAATTCCTGGGGTCCGCTCTGGATACTTCTCAAAAGATGCTGACCTTAATAAACGACATTCTCGATGTCGCGAAGCTAGAGGCCGGCAAACTCCAGTTAAACAAACAGCCGAATGATTTCAATGTGGTAGTCGGCAGCGCCGTAGCCCGGTTGAAGGTTCTCGCGCGAGAAAAAGAAATTTCATTGACAATTCGAGAGGAAAAAAATATCCCCATCTGCGAATTCGACAGCGGAAAACTCGAACAGGTCGTGACGAATCTTGTAAGCAATGCCATTAAGTTTACCCCAAAAGATGGAACAGTAAACATCAGAACTTACGTCAAGCACTTTGACGACGAAGTCCCCGGATTGAAGGGCGATTATGCCGCGTTAGATGTCGAAGACACGGGCGTTGGAATTTCGTCAGATGAGATACCGCTTATTTTTGATCGTTATAGACAAGTCAAGAGTGCACAGGCATCAAAGCAAAAAGGTACCGGGCTAGGTCTCACGATTGTCAAACGCGTGACGGAAGCCCACGGCGGAAAAGTATTTGTCGAATCTTCTTTAGGTAGAGGGACGAGATTTAGCGTCGTCATACCGCTGAGCGGCGAGAAAAAGTAA